The Lutibacter profundi genome includes a region encoding these proteins:
- the mdh gene encoding malate dehydrogenase, with translation MKVTVVGAGAVGASCAQYIAVKNFASEVVIIDIKENYAEGKAMDLMQTASLMGFDTKITGSTNDYSKTANSDIAVITSGIPRKPGMTREELIGINAGIVKSVAESLIKHSPNVIIIVVSNPMDTMAYLAHKSLGIPKNRIIGMGGALDSARFKYRLAEALECPASDVNGMVIGGHSDTGMIPLTRFAVRNSLPVSIFLSEERLEQVAADTKVGGATLTKMLGTSAWYAPGAAVSELVKAIALDSKKMFPCSALLEGEYGLNDISIGVPCILGRNGIEKIVELELTDAEKAKLQESAAAVKKTNGLLG, from the coding sequence ATGAAAGTTACAGTAGTAGGTGCAGGTGCTGTTGGTGCAAGTTGCGCACAGTACATTGCCGTAAAAAATTTCGCGTCAGAAGTAGTAATCATTGACATTAAAGAAAATTATGCTGAAGGTAAAGCAATGGACCTTATGCAAACAGCATCTTTAATGGGTTTTGACACTAAAATAACTGGCTCAACAAATGATTATTCTAAAACAGCAAATAGTGATATTGCTGTTATAACCAGTGGTATTCCAAGAAAACCAGGAATGACACGTGAAGAATTGATTGGTATAAATGCAGGTATTGTAAAATCTGTTGCTGAAAGTTTAATTAAACACTCTCCAAATGTTATTATTATAGTAGTAAGCAACCCTATGGACACTATGGCTTACTTAGCTCATAAATCTTTAGGGATTCCTAAAAACAGAATTATTGGAATGGGAGGCGCACTTGACAGTGCTCGTTTTAAATACCGTTTAGCTGAAGCCTTAGAATGTCCAGCATCTGACGTTAATGGAATGGTAATTGGAGGTCATAGCGATACTGGTATGATTCCTTTAACTCGCTTTGCTGTTAGAAATAGCTTACCTGTTTCTATATTTTTATCTGAAGAAAGATTAGAACAGGTTGCTGCAGACACTAAAGTTGGTGGAGCTACTTTAACAAAAATGTTAGGAACAAGTGCTTGGTACGCTCCAGGAGCTGCTGTTTCTGAATTAGTTAAAGCTATTGCTTTAGACTCTAAAAAAATGTTCCCTTGCTCTGCCTTACTAGAAGGTGAATATGGGTTAAATGACATTTCAATAGGTGTTCCTTGTATTTTAGGTAGAAATGGTATTGAAAAAATTGTAGAACTTGAATTAACCGATGCTGAAAAAGCAAAATTACAAGAAAGTGCTGCAGCCGTTAAAAAAACAAATGGCCTATTAGGTTAA
- a CDS encoding DUF6588 family protein: MKKLSLFLFFILSLNIKAQNLDILLLASDDASLLFQNYMSPIMNGMAYSLNDGWYSTAKTHKKLGFDISFNVNVAIVPKSSRAFSFNANDYQYLTLESGDSNIQTIMGSNNNSKIGVRIPEANGYKVADFDMPDGVGGDLPLNAVPSPVIQASIGMPFSTDVSIRFLPSINTTDVEGNMFGVGIKHNLMQYLGLLDKLPLNVALFAGYTTMSSTYNLQNVSTLAGNNQEASFNLSTYTVQAIASLDFPIITLYGGVGYDKGTSTLKIKGTYQLEYTLENTNITVTDSVTDPINMDFNANGVRGTLGARLNLGFFKFYGDYTIKEYNTVTAGIAFSFR, encoded by the coding sequence ATGAAAAAATTAAGCCTCTTTCTGTTTTTTATCTTAAGCCTTAATATTAAGGCTCAAAATTTAGATATACTATTACTAGCTAGTGATGATGCTTCCTTGTTATTCCAAAATTATATGTCACCTATAATGAATGGGATGGCCTATAGTTTGAATGACGGATGGTATTCAACTGCAAAAACACATAAAAAACTTGGATTTGATATCTCTTTCAATGTAAATGTTGCAATTGTCCCTAAATCTTCTAGAGCATTCTCTTTTAATGCAAATGACTATCAATATTTAACACTCGAAAGCGGAGATAGTAATATTCAAACAATTATGGGTTCAAATAATAACAGCAAAATTGGTGTTCGAATTCCTGAAGCTAATGGCTATAAAGTTGCTGATTTTGATATGCCTGATGGTGTGGGAGGCGATTTACCTTTAAACGCCGTACCCTCACCAGTTATTCAAGCAAGTATTGGAATGCCTTTTAGTACAGACGTAAGTATTCGATTTTTACCTTCAATCAATACAACTGACGTTGAAGGGAATATGTTTGGTGTTGGTATTAAACATAATTTAATGCAATATTTAGGACTTTTAGATAAACTCCCATTAAACGTAGCCTTATTTGCAGGGTACACAACTATGTCATCTACCTATAATTTACAAAATGTTAGCACGCTTGCTGGAAATAATCAAGAAGCTAGTTTTAATTTAAGCACCTATACTGTACAAGCAATTGCATCATTAGATTTTCCAATAATAACACTTTATGGAGGTGTTGGATACGATAAAGGTACTTCAACCTTAAAAATAAAAGGAACCTACCAATTAGAGTATACATTGGAAAATACGAATATCACTGTTACAGATTCTGTAACAGATCCTATAAATATGGATTTCAATGCTAATGGAGTTCGTGGGACTTTAGGTGCGAGATTAAATTTAGGATTCTTTAAATTTTATGGAGATTATACTATTAAAGAATACAATACCGTTACTGCTGGAATTGCTTTTAGTTTTAGATAA